CCTGGCCTTCCCTACTCTTTCTCCCCGGGGTAACCAGGGGGCATCTGGGCATCACAAGAGAGACAATGACTAGGgcatccccctgccctgctgctgtgtggCAAGTCTTCCAGAGATGGCTGGAAGGCAGTGCTACCAGAATGCTTTCAGAGCAACAAAGCCACCCTGTTGCAAGAGGCAACAGGGAGAAGGGACAGATAAAATTCAGGAAGTCAGAATTAGGAAAGAGTCTCATGCAGCTCCCAAATCCATTTTTTAGTCACTATCCAAATGGTGGAAGGGCCAGATTCTCAGTGACCTCAGATGAACTCCATGGATGTTCTGGTGACCCAGAGGAAAGAAGATATGGTCTCTTCAGTATGCTGGGATGTGGTTGCCCAGGCACACCAGGGATTTAAGGAAGAGCACTCAGATATCTGACAGGCTGTACCACTCAACATGGAGTTCATGAGAAGGGACTCATTTCAATGGAGGTGCACCTTGCTCCACTCTTTCCTCAGCCTGAGCCCATCACACCACTTAGACCCAGGGTAACATGAGATTCAATCTACAAATCACAGAGACTGGGGATGGAACAGTCTTGTAGAccaagagaaaagcaaagctgttCATCTTGGTGTCCTCTGTGCTGGTGCAGCTGGTTCTGCCCAGGCTGGAGAGCCCAGACCATTCAGTTCTGGGCTAGAGAAGActgggctggcagcactggcTCTTGCCCTTGCATTAAGGCACAGAAGCAAGGCATCAGCTGGGTTAGACGGGGCTTGTTTGGCTTGCAGATCCCATTGCTGCCTTTAGACACCTCTCTCCAGGGTGTTGTATTTTACTAGCAGGCTCCATAATCCTAGAGCTAAGGTGTGGGGACTTGGAGCCCCAGACTACCTCTGCAGTGGGAACAAGTGCAGCTTCCCAGCACCCAGGGGAGAGGGGCCTCCCCAGACAGGCTGGAGGATACAGGATGTCTCAGTGCTCACCTCAACAGAGGTGCGTAGGCAGAATCTGGCAGGAGGCAATTTTTATCCTTCAGTACTCTGGTGATGAAGTCTTTTGTTGCCCTTAGTGTGCTGCAGTTCAGCACCTCTTATTCCCTAGCTCTCCATCAATATTAGTTTTCCTGGCAACCCTGCATCTCTATTTAGAGgccattttctttcctgaagatGATGTTTTTGATTGTGGTTTTGTTACTGCAGTCGATTCACATATCCTCCAGTCTCACCCCTCCCAGGTAGATTTTCCCACTGTAGCAAATATAAAGGGTGCAGAACTATTTTCCTACCTCTACTTTCCGAAACACAAAAGGGACTATTGCTTTTCCCTACTTTTTGTTACTTGACACAGGTGCCAATGAGAGAactcagcagcagaagaaaaatagtgGCTTTGAAGATGAACTTTCCGAAGTCCTTGAAAGTCAGAACGACAAGAACAAGCAGAGAGGTCAGTGTCAGCCTCCACCCCCAGGAAATCCAGGTCAGGCTATAAACAAGGATCTTCTTTCAAACAGCCTTGATATGTCCATCTGCTTCTCTTTTAGGCATCTTctttgatgctgctgctgacacacacacaagcaaCCTGGTGTTTGCTTTGCTCTTATTTACCAGCTCCAACAGCATGTTGTTTCTGAGCTAGAATAACAAGTGATGGTCAAGTTACCAAAGTGATACTGATTTTTCCACCCTGCTGCTGACACTTTCACTCACTTATAACACTCAAAATGAGTCACAGCCAGGGAAATCCCACACTGAAAGTCAGTGATACAGGCAAGGGTGATCTGAGATTTTACCTGTCACTCTTGTTTCCAGGAATCCAAGATATTAAGTAATGAGTCTCTGAAGGGAAAATTgaaacacacagcacacacaaacaccccCACACACCTGCACAAAACACCTGTATCTTGGAAAGATCACCTTCAGCTGGGAATTCCTCTTGTCAGTGTTTCTCTGGCCTTACTACAGATGGCAGTTTAGCAGGAAGGAGGAGTTGgccccttcccttttccttgtcAGGAAGATACAATGACAATGTGGGGTGATGTGACtccttgtccagcagcagctgggcaccCACAGAGGGTCTCAAGCAGCTCTGGGACACATGGCTGGACCACAGCcgcacagcactgctgtgacaTCAGTCCAAAGCTGCTTAGAGCAATAAGGAGTGACACCCCCAGGgacggctgctgctgctgctgctgccagcaccaccAAAATCCAGCAGGTAGGATGGTGGTACTGCATCTCCCTACTGCCAAGATACACCTGAAACACTTGCTCCGGCAGTGTGGAGACAGAGGAAGATGAAGTGAAGATGAAATGTGGCACATGCGCCATCCAGGCCCACTGACAGTCTGATGACACCAACCCAGCGTCACTGGTGGCCACCATCCTTGTGTAACCAGCTCACAGCATCCCCTCATCCTGGCACACTCCTCAGCCCTCCTTGGGGTGGCACTTACCTTTCCATATGTCTCTGGTTTTTTAACTcccatattttcttttgcaaaatgttttctctgGCTAACAGTGTTAAAAGAGGCCAGTCTCCCTTGAGCAAGAGCAAATACTCAGCCCATATTAAGCTCCTGCCCAGTAGTTCATTTGCAGAAGCAGAGACAcccctcctccctccagcaccctgtgagcagggctggctgccttTTCAGCCTGACGGGAGAAATAAGGATGTGATGTGAGTGCAGCACTCAGAGCAGGGGGAGCTGTGCAAATGCCATATTACActcctaaataatttttacatgCAGTCTGGTTTCATGCAGCGTGAGGCTGGCATCTCAAGAGATGGTGATGAAGACTGTGCTGCAGCAAAACACTTCAGCATATGTTTAACTTCATCCTTGCAAGTCTCTCCAGGAGCACAGGCACCAGAGAGAGCAGTGCCTTGTGTGAATGCAAACATATGCTGAAGTGACTTGCAGAAGTATCTATGGGCTGGTTAAGCagattgctgagcagggctgaaaCTCCCTAAGAAATGCTTGGCCTTTGCTGGCTGTGAAACGAGCTCTCAGCAGAGGTGTTTCTCCTTGTTTCTCCCTCTGTAGATGCAGCAGGGGAGAGCCCTGAAGAGGAGCAACCCACAGGGTCCTtggctgagctggcagcacagAAGCCCCAGCAAAATGAAGATTcaagagaggagggaaaaaacagcctggaggagagggaacCCAGGCCACGGGATACCGACCCTGTTGAGAAAGAGGACTGGGAGGAAGCTGAGAGCAATGACATCAGGGATAGAGAGGATacccaacaaaacaaagtttTGGACAACCACATTGGAAAAAATTTCAGTGaggatgagcagcagcagcaaggggatgaagaggaggagccCAGAGGCTCCAGGGACAGCCTGGAGCTTGAGGATGAGGGAGAAGAGCCATccaggcagggccaggagcacaGCAAGGAGGTAGCAGGGGAGCGTGTGGAGCGGGAGGATGATGGAGATGATGCTGCAGAGGAGGACCCTACTGAAGCCGAGAGGTCACTCGATTTGGCTGAGGAGGACGAGGAGGCTGAGGAGATGCAGGGAGGTGACAGTACGTATCCCAGACTGCATTGATACCTTCCTGGGGTTAGCTGAGAGCTCTGAGACACATGGGTTAGAGGCTTCAAAGCCAAAAGGTGGAGGCAGGTTCTTACTGGGTTGACAGAAACGCACTGGCCAGCAGCCACCCAAATTCCACCACAAACATCTGACACAGGCCTATGCACAGCAGGTAACACAggccctgcagctgcctcacTGATCAGCTCTCATAGCTCCTGGGACAACTAATGCATCTTCCCTGAGCTTCCTAAAGGGGTTTTGACTGCTGCCTTCAAGCCCCATTACTGACATGGCAATGTGAGAGTGGGTATTTTCAGAATCTTGGGAAAGCAGGCCTAAGTGAAGAAATACATCTGGCATCACCATTGAAGGCTCAGTTCCAAGGTGGACCTTAAACAGGTTAACAGTTGTGCTCACTCTTTGTTTAATGCTCTTTcagataatgatgatgatgagctGGGATTTGGAAAAGATGTGCAGAgttctgaagaggaggaggaagaggaggaggaagagcaacCCCGGGCACTGAGAGGAGGAAGGCATCACCTGGAGGATGAGGAGatgcagggagaagaggacaCCTTTCGGCCCAGGGATGCCAAAAGTGATGAGATGGAGGAGGAGTCCTCCAGGGAGTGGGAAGACACCAAGAGGTGGAACAAAATGGATGAGCTGGCCAAGCAGCTGACATCAAAGAAGCGCATGGAGGAAAATGATAGTGAGGAAGAACCAGACAGGTCTATGAAAAAGACATTCAGGTCCCACAAGTATGCCTTCAGTAGTCCAGAGGAAGATGTGAGAAGGTCATGGAAGCGTCACTCAAAGGAGGACAGCAGTGAAGGAGGCTTTCCACTTGCTCCCATgcctgaagaaaagaaggatgAGGAAGGCAGCGCTAACAGGAGAACAGAGGTTGGTGAACACAGGCTTAAGAATAAATCCCACCCAGTTATCCAAACCTCACTTGGAGATGTGGATAGTATTCTGGCAATAACATAGCCAGCAGTGGTCCTCTGTGACAGTAAGTTGATGCTTAGTGAACTTCTAATAATTCAGCCTCAGGTATTATTGAAGTTTTCACCTGGTTATGCCTTTGGTTTTTATCCTTGTTTTAGTGACTagcacaaaaaaattccctgcCCCCCACTCATGACTCCAGTGACAGGACTTCTGCACTAGCTTGTAGTGGACATAGTGACCAGAGCTATAACTGGAGCCTAGGGGTAGTCCTTGTGTCCCAAAGCCCTTCCAAGTCAAAAGGAATGCGTTCCCTGTCTCAGGGATGGAGTGAGTAATGTCAGACCACCTACAGAGGTAAGTCAGGGTTACAGCTGTGGTGAGAGAACTGAGGCATTGGAGTGGAAATGATTGACAGATATAGAAATTCATCTGAGCCAGGCTTCCGAAGTCAGAGATCTCCTTCCCTGATATCTTGTGTGATGCAAGGTAATATCTCAGTACatccccagcagccaggaacTGCTGATGGGTTCACCTTTGTGCTGAggcccagctccaggcagagtTGATTGGGATAATGCAGGGCAGTGAGGTTGGACTTAGGCTTTGTGGGCGTGGGACAGGCCATGATCAGGTGCCCAAGAACAGGCTGGAGCACCAGGTGAGTGAAGCTGTTTGGCTCTCTCACATCCAAAACACCCCTTTTGACTCAGTTATGCACCAAACCATTGGCCAAAAATTACCTATCAGCATCCCCCCCAGGAGAGCATCTCCAGTTGTGTTGGTTCAAAGCAAAGTCAAATGTCTCAGCTGGAAGCAGGAATGCAGTGGGTTGGGCTGCCCCATCTGCCTCCCACCGCTGTCTGCTCACATCCCACATCTGTCCCCCAGGAATGCTGCTCCCCACTGCTCCTGTGAGTGTCTGTGAAGGTGGTGGACTCAGTCTCCAAATGGGGATTGGAAAAGAGGCTGCTGAGGCTGCAAAAACTGCTGTGTTTACAGATGCAACCagacttttttgtttggttggcttTTTAAACTAGGTCAGGGTCTCTGGGAGTCAGCAAGGAAGGCTGGgcctgcagcagtgagggaaggCTCAGGCTCTGGCTGCTGTCCTGTCCCCTCTCTTCAGTTTTGGGCCATGGGGCTGTATGGCTTGGCCAGTGA
This genomic stretch from Cinclus cinclus chromosome 6, bCinCin1.1, whole genome shotgun sequence harbors:
- the CHGA gene encoding chromogranin-A — its product is MSPPELLAVLLLAVPAISLPVANDMNKGDTKVMKCIVEVISDTLSKPNPLPISEECLETLRGDERIISILRHQNLLKELQEIAAQGANERTQQQKKNSGFEDELSEVLESQNDKNKQRDAAGESPEEEQPTGSLAELAAQKPQQNEDSREEGKNSLEEREPRPRDTDPVEKEDWEEAESNDIRDREDTQQNKVLDNHIGKNFSEDEQQQQGDEEEEPRGSRDSLELEDEGEEPSRQGQEHSKEVAGERVEREDDGDDAAEEDPTEAERSLDLAEEDEEAEEMQGGDNNDDDELGFGKDVQSSEEEEEEEEEEQPRALRGGRHHLEDEEMQGEEDTFRPRDAKSDEMEEESSREWEDTKRWNKMDELAKQLTSKKRMEENDSEEEPDRSMKKTFRSHKYAFSSPEEDVRRSWKRHSKEDSSEGGFPLAPMPEEKKDEEGSANRRTEDQELESLAAIEAELERVAHKLHELRRG